From the genome of Homalodisca vitripennis isolate AUS2020 chromosome 8, UT_GWSS_2.1, whole genome shotgun sequence, one region includes:
- the LOC124368236 gene encoding uncharacterized protein LOC124368236, translating to MAYRPSDSVLLSWIEEEYDVATDETFASGCESDATTENSPHHTDTEQSNDSASDERANLPISEPPNPPILQCIPSRTTLQPSSQHRSQKRPPATATMQLSGIQYTGKDEHTNWAIRFDDKGTRNARKKIDNLASIRKVFESFVSSCNSSYTPGEYLTIDEKLEGFRGRCMFRQYISSKPDKYGIKIYAMVDARTFFTVNMEIYPGKQPAGCPYPTDNSAAAVVKRIFRPIDKSGRNITMDNYFTSVPLANDLYANHRTTIVGTIRKNKPQLPPEFLNVKERPVGSSMFGFGKEPNNTLLVSYVPKKNKNVLMLSTLHDDDTNDPETGDDNKPEVITFYNLTKGGVDVVDRKKKDYSVKRVNNRWPLVIFCGLLDLATVNAQIIYFSNTGDTIPRRKFITNLAMDLVKPHLLRRASVDVLSIGLRQSIKNVLGQDLPVRNERQETFGRKPRCAYCPVRKNRFTSVCCVESSAYGHLCVPYRVLLWAGVIPIDIPALRDR from the exons ATGGCTTACAGACCTAGTGATTCTGTTCTTTTAAGTTGGATAGAAGAAGAGTACGATGTCGCTACTGATGAAACTTTTGCTTCTGGCTGTGAAAGTGACGCTACTACTGAAAATTCTCCACATCATACTGATACGGAGCAATCCAACGATTCTGCTAGTGATGAAAGAGCCAATCTCCCAATTTCTGAACCACCTAACCCTCCAATTCTTCAGTGTATACCTTCCAGAACCACATTGCAGCCCTCAAGTCAGCATAGAAGCCAGAAACGTCCACCTGCAACAGCTACAATGCAGCTGTCTGGAATCCAATATACTGGAAAGGACGAGCATACTAATTG GGCTATTCGGTTCGATGACAAGGGAACTCGAAATGCTCGTAAAAAAATTGACAACCTGGCTTCAATCAGAAAGGTTTTTGAGAGTTTCGTCAGTAGTTGTAATTCAAGTTATACACCTGGGGAATACCTAACAATAGATGAGAAGTTAGAGGGTTTTCGCGGAAGATGTATGTTCCGCCAGTATATCAGCAGTAAACCTGacaaatatggaattaaaatttatgcGATGGTTGATGCCAGAACCTTTTTTAcagttaatatggaaatttatccTGGTAAACAACCAGCCGGATGTCCTTACCCTACAGACAATTCTGCAGCCGCAGTCGTAAAGAGAATATTCCGACCCATTGACAAATCTGGCAGGAACATTACTAtggataattattttacttcagttcCACTTGCCAATGATCTGTATGCTAACCATAGGACAACAATAGTAGGCACAATCAGAAAAAACAAGCCTCAATTACCACCAGAATTTTTGAATGTCAAGGAAAGACCAGTTGGAAGCAGTATGTTTGGATTCGGCAAAGAACCTAATAATACTTTGTTAGTTTCATATGTgcccaagaaaaataaaaatgttcttatgcTTTCCACTCTACATGATGATGATACCAACGACCCTGAAACCGGAGATGACAACAAACCAGAagtcattactttttataatttaactaaaggAGGTGTTGATGTTGTTGATAGGAAGAAAAAAGACTATAGTGTCAAAAGAGTCAACAACAGATGGCCTCTAGTAATCTTCTGTGGTCTTCTTGATCTGGCTACTGTCAATGCCCAgatcatttatttctcaaatacgGGAGATACAATTCCAAGAAGAAAATTCATCACCAATCTTGCAATGGACCTGGTCAAACCACATCTTTTGAGACGTGCCTCAGTCGATGTGCTATCAATTGGACTCAGACAGTCAATCAAAAACGTTCTTGGCCAAGACCTTCCTGTCAGGAATGAGAGACAAG AAACATTCGGGCGGAAACCAAGGTGTGCCTACTGCCCCGTTCGAAAGAACCGATTTACCTCAGTCTGCTGTG TGGAGAGCAGCGCTTATGGCCACCTGTGTGTACCGTATCGGGTGCTGTTGTGGGCCGGAGTCATACCCATCGACATCCCGGCGTTGAGAGACCGATGA